AGCAACGAAATACTTAGTTGATCGTATCCATAATTGGGCATTactcaattaaaatttttaaacaacTTGACAATTAAATGAACTTGACTCCTGTCAATATATTTCAAGGTTATCAAAATCGGAGAGGCGTGTCAAAAATAATTATAAGTTGCACTGCATATTCAGCAAGAAAATCTGTTTCAGGAAATCCAAGAAGTATGCCTTGCCCATTCTTAACTCGCTTGAGCGCCAACTATGTCCATAATTATGGCTCTTCGGTGCTGACCAATTATCGTCAGCTTTGTCCGTTCATGTCTCAGTTCATTAGAACTCAAGCAGAAAGCACGGAGACGCAGCATGTGCAAAAAGATGTGGAAGCCCAATGTCCCTTTCTGGCTAAACAGCATGTTGGTGTAAGAACTGCCAATCCTGCTGTCGCGGAAGACATTAGAAATGAGATTTCTAACGAACCAAAAGAAAAGCCAAGCTTCGCTTACGAAGAATTCTTCCATGAACAGAtcatgaagaaaaagaaagatcaTTCTTATAGAGTCTTTAAAAAAGTGAACAGACTGGCACAAAATTTTCCAACTGCCGTCGAGTATTCTAAGGGACCAAAACCCATTACCGTTTGGTGTTCTAATGATTACTTAGGGATGTCTAGACACCCGGTGGTAACCAGTTCTGTTCAGGAAGCTCTGGATAAGTTCGGAGCAGGTGCAGGTGGAACAAGAAACATATCTGGCAACTCTATGGGCCATGAAATGTTAGAGAAAAGACTTGCAGCCCTGCATCAAAAAGAAGCTGGTTTATTGTTCACTTCCTGTTTTGTTGCTAACGACTCGACTTTGTATACTCTAGCAAAACTTCTACCAGGTTGTCATATTTTCTCGGATGCTGCCAATCATGCTTCCATGATTCAGGGAATAAGAAATAGCGGAATGCCGAAGCATATTTTCAGACACAACGACGTAGAACACTTGGAAGAACTGCTGTCCAAAGTGGACAAGAGTGTGCCGAAAATTGTAGCGTTCGAAACGGTACACTCTATGACCGGCGATATATGCCCCTTGGAACAATTGTGTGACGTTGCTCATAAGTATGGAGCCTTGACTTTCGTTGACGAAGTACACGCGGTTGGCCTATACGGATATTCGGGCGCTGGAATTGGAGAGAGGGATTGGGTGCTTCATAAAATGGATATAATTTCTGGTACATTAGGGAAAGCATTTGGCAATGTTGGTGGCTACGTTGTCGGCTCGGAGAAATTAATAGATATGATACGAAGCTACGCTGCAGGCTTTATCTTCACGACTTCGCTACCACCAACGGTATTATACGGCGCTCTGGCCGCCGTAGAAATTTTAGCTTCTGACGAAGGGAGAGCATTGAGAGCTGCTCATCAAAAAAACGTAGCTTATATGAAATGTATTTTGACCGAGGCTGGTCTTCCGGTAGAACCATCGCCTTCGCACATTATTCCAATAGGAGTAAGTTACCCTACGAACTTCACATGTACAATAATGTCTCGATATATATCCATATATTCTTATGATTGGATTTTTTACAAACATCGTGCACATCtttttcacatatatcgagatgttattaaaatagtttaaaTGCGCTCTATATTGTAACTTTGCACCAGGTCGGAGATCCGCTACTATGCAGTCAGTTGGCTGATCTCTTGATACAGGAGAGAGGTCATTATGTGCAAGCAATAAATTATCCTACAGTTCCGAAAGGACAGGAAAGATTAAGGTTGGCTCCCACTCCAAAACACACTCGGACAATGATGGACCAGTTTGTAAAGGATTTGTTAGATGTGTTCGATCATCTAAATATATCAAAGTTAGAGTAATTAGCTAATAAATAGTTATTAAAACCTAATTTCGGTTCATTGATGAATGTGCTTAAtagagaaaaaaatataaaatatctcGGAAGCACCGCCGAAAAAATGGGATCGCCAACTCTACGATCATCAGATATTTTTGTCATTTATGAAACGCAAACGTTTCGGCTGCGGGCAGGCTATTCGGTGTAAGAGCTAAATAAAGAAAACGGCACAAGGAACTATCTGAGCTAGATCTTTTTCCtccataaatatttgaaaaactcAATTTAAATATATCTGgaatatatttaaattctaGCAGTTTCGCGCCCAGCCTCGCGCATGCGCacacaataaaaaaaagttagcGATATCTCTGACGCGGGCTTTTCCCTTGATCCTCGGCCAACTAAGATTCCTTCCTGCTGTATACAAAAAATGAATTGTAAAAAGAGACTCGGGTACAGCGAAGTGCAACTTGATACTCCTTCAGAATTGAATTGATCGATATTTCTGACTTGATTGAAAGAGTTGTCTATATCATACGTATCgcgtaaaatattttacatcttaTCAATATTTTACATCTTTCTTCTATTTTACATCAACTACTCGCGATGAGGTTAAAAATCTTTGGTTACATATGTAGAACAATAACTCT
The genomic region above belongs to Halictus rubicundus isolate RS-2024b chromosome 17, iyHalRubi1_principal, whole genome shotgun sequence and contains:
- the Alas gene encoding 5-aminolevulinate synthase isoform X2, which gives rise to MPCPFLTRLSANYVHNYGSSVLTNYRQLCPFMSQFIRTQAESTETQHVQKDVEAQCPFLAKQHVGVRTANPAVAEDIRNEISNEPKEKPSFAYEEFFHEQIMKKKKDHSYRVFKKVNRLAQNFPTAVEYSKGPKPITVWCSNDYLGMSRHPVVTSSVQEALDKFGAGAGGTRNISGNSMGHEMLEKRLAALHQKEAGLLFTSCFVANDSTLYTLAKLLPGCHIFSDAANHASMIQGIRNSGMPKHIFRHNDVEHLEELLSKVDKSVPKIVAFETVHSMTGDICPLEQLCDVAHKYGALTFVDEVHAVGLYGYSGAGIGERDWVLHKMDIISGTLGKAFGNVGGYVVGSEKLIDMIRSYAAGFIFTTSLPPTVLYGALAAVEILASDEGRALRAAHQKNVAYMKCILTEAGLPVEPSPSHIIPIGVGDPLLCSQLADLLIQERGHYVQAINYPTVPKGQERLRLAPTPKHTRTMMDQFVKDLLDVFDHLNISKLE
- the Alas gene encoding 5-aminolevulinate synthase isoform X1 translates to MFVRQCVHYANAHHLSAAAKGNPRSMPCPFLTRLSANYVHNYGSSVLTNYRQLCPFMSQFIRTQAESTETQHVQKDVEAQCPFLAKQHVGVRTANPAVAEDIRNEISNEPKEKPSFAYEEFFHEQIMKKKKDHSYRVFKKVNRLAQNFPTAVEYSKGPKPITVWCSNDYLGMSRHPVVTSSVQEALDKFGAGAGGTRNISGNSMGHEMLEKRLAALHQKEAGLLFTSCFVANDSTLYTLAKLLPGCHIFSDAANHASMIQGIRNSGMPKHIFRHNDVEHLEELLSKVDKSVPKIVAFETVHSMTGDICPLEQLCDVAHKYGALTFVDEVHAVGLYGYSGAGIGERDWVLHKMDIISGTLGKAFGNVGGYVVGSEKLIDMIRSYAAGFIFTTSLPPTVLYGALAAVEILASDEGRALRAAHQKNVAYMKCILTEAGLPVEPSPSHIIPIGVGDPLLCSQLADLLIQERGHYVQAINYPTVPKGQERLRLAPTPKHTRTMMDQFVKDLLDVFDHLNISKLE